Proteins encoded within one genomic window of Misgurnus anguillicaudatus chromosome 18, ASM2758022v2, whole genome shotgun sequence:
- the mgab gene encoding MAX gene-associated protein isoform X2, with the protein MKSISKASNIDVVLENESVWSRFHSVGTEMIVTEQGRRMFPCCRFRLSGLDPKLRYLLLMDVVPLDDYRHRWNGETWEPDGPGEPRIQSPPCFHPESPALGQYWMDGPVSFYKVKLTHGSVDQDACVDLRPMHRYQPRLYIVPVSVGHCQAVSLEGPEVQMFTFTKTEFYAVTSYQNPKMNQLKIDCNPFKLAFREDGEKKFRHAVTDWRQTQSTVNHSHRENSDNTDHISTHTFAKSKSDVGEDRVLSDRKRFISDQLIRCFTRGDSAPDGYVSSLDYCEHTERLKSWEVPAGSSEARRLSAKDETSDHVSMNASAPPNVSAPTSSSLHGIKTVTNQQRSADLTISRPSDIYVSRSVHCRSKRLRRARKAKSKWWSNVKYKKAAVHLGPADVSMRPDLEDVDGMLFVSFGVKEALDVHVVNRRSMELSSASLAHIQTENSQSDKEVNLPLEDIISQQEIILLQHLKKQKNRQIIHPLLYDVGLKLNLLDPAVPVDLDYLGVSLPPPAVNRNLSTSSDVQFVSRARKTDDSTKIKGWKENIHEQSSMDSSINRSAFFSDELEKYLESEAQQICQRAAVLSASSPSPVVYQMPAKSSSYVRTLDSVLQTRGLTAAPLTPSTDSYKLPNVLPSQSAVKRTPRNHRCSRRSRQTTPATVSNRLKPRTTRHSPQDRHPTTSSNGEERRPLKELSPGSSFNDCGRAAKRQKKLFEHEQEAVFQGKSRTCVTTERAKFALSSLLTSEKSETTSFGVHLVSEDVCGNDFCRLGCVCESLNRKRRGPLHCRRLQCMFGCDCFKHKVFLIHPPERGQAQIGKMPLMAFTIADPKLKCRPDPAPTITSLWNRRSDDDDTELVFTPAAAPALQADVRSRVYVPRPNPVVQELEKDPVYMYLESKMTCARVREYNSNPPPQFHILPVMKNIQEPDNKTSEESGQLPTHGHLMSPSSDANPTASRGNTGDPEPTKVLEIISECNWEAQRSLVLKQLFHSIKMDLLSSSLFINIYKVDLLSTTLKNDEGRCTLNYKVCISLRQMSRLTDEPKKITNERKITNEQTDVNSSVCHQIHKCSTKQSRNIDEKHVPLQSCVVPAGCLKARMKTPACARPIQVNGKTYSQAKLFLGQMGSLHPTNRLAAYVTGRMKQMSQSRSQGRLISAAQPPDSASNSSSTPKYITSRKPRLVSNIIPIFIPPPKPAGSVSDVSPPNLDQAPAKPDVVVPASALPPGQQVVLQPVPGVSGANICQFNGQMIQLVPLPTVLPVQLHNSPSCKGNTEQEPRTPGVQLPQMIQPNEKSFSNPLSFITPKTFLLPGLAGLSFTSGTTVHSLQNGHPGKPGMFSFRICPPAKNQTGKPGETDSTILLPGGYRLIKLPSAENSPSAFVPLGSHLINKCTTKSSQDCEGPLASNDSIQTDYPVTLSKSKTLTNNFTRETDNSSSIEPNVEQKNQIVSCPDKDSTSRLNAMSPSRVEDTNEGPMRHKSSVHIKTEPSEIPTNPNEPEHRLVSKDVSIKIEPHESKTEPVDNPANTDTLFGINPDNTEQSDDENFFIIKVETCDETSGIDQYPDHTKNNRSPEKEDSTSSRLNTDVQVQPPGNSFPLLKTGDGPVSSAVFRQSINGPRRTIRSFIFSDTLKDFQLDSRDNKVEIRKWPFKRKQPAENSDEEDEEEAQDDCNSSVDGELSSSFNDSDNIPMCFGEDWTTDDSNETCSEEDIDIETYEENNERMNIFRLRAEARRKSQKVKKHRRRPRDKSSGFKARRTERDAVERASDLCVYKRAWHLNQSARNRKRRMKLHQYFISLYRTVNVKEQKMNIKDVLDQARQTIEALERCSRSLMDQKKSLLQKQSNYNALISQLSATAGTILQEDGQQTAQETHLHKHSVVSVTHRRPVGLPKLVLQSFNNI; encoded by the exons ATGAAGAGCATATCAAAGGCCAGTAACATTGATGTTGTGCTGGAGAACGAGTCGGTCTGGAGTCGTTTTCACAGCGTAGGTACAGAGATGATAGTAACCGAGCAGGGCAGACGCATGTTCCCCTGTTGTCGTTTTCGTCTCAGTGGTTTGGACCCGAAACTCAGGTACTTACTGCTCATGGACGTCGTGCCGTTGGATGACTACCGCCACAGGTGGAACGGAGAGACGTGGGAACCGGACGGACCTGGTGAACCTCGTATTCAGAGTCCGCCTTGTTTTCACCCCGAGTCTCCAGCTCTGGGTCAGTACTGGATGGATGGTCCGGTGTCCTTCTATAAAGTCAAATTAACCCACGGTTCCGTCGACCAGGACGCTTGTGTGGATTTGCGTCCCATGCACCGCTATCAGCCTCGCCTTTATATCGTTCCTGTTAGTGTGGGCCACTGCCAGGCAGTTTCATTGGAGGGCCCAGAAGTCCAGATGTTTACCTTCACCAAAACAGAGTTTTATGCGGTGACGAGCTACCAGAATCCAAAGATGAATCAGCTTAAAATTGACTGCAATCCTTTTAAGTTGGCCTTCAGAGAAGACGGCGAGAAGAAGTTCAGACACGCTGTGACCGATTGGCGTCAAACGCAGTCTACTGTCAATCACAGTCACCGTGAGAACTCAGACAATACAGACCACAT TTCAACACACACTTTTGCCAAATCAAAGTCTGATGTAGGGGAGGATCGAGTGTTATCAGACAGGAAGAGGTTCATCAGTGATCAGCTCATCAGATGCTTCACAAGAGGAGATTCGGCACCGGATGGATATGTGTCGTCTTTAGATTATTGTGAACATACTGAACGCTTGAAATCATGGGAGGTACCAGCAGGTTCTTCTGAAGCTCGTCGTCTCTCCGCCAAAGACGAAACCTCAGATCATGTCTCTATGAATGCGTCTGCTCCTCCGAATGTCTCGGCCCCGACATCCTCCTCACTTCACGGGATAAAGACCGTCACCAACCAGCAGAGATCTGCTGACCTCACCATTTCACGTCCATCTGATATCTACGTGTCAAGGAGTGTTCATTGTAGATCGAAGCGCTTGAGGAGAGCAAGGAAAGCCAAGTCTAAATGGTGGTCTAATGTAAAGTATAAAAAAGCTGCCGTTCATCTCGGCCCTGCTGACGTGTCCATGCGGCCGGATCTTGAGGATGTGGACGGCATGCTGTTCGTGTCTTTTGGTGTAAAG GAGGCTCTTGATGTTCATGTTGTAAATAGGAGGTCCATGGAGCTGTCATCAGCATCACTTGCTCACATTCAAACTGAGAACTCGCAGTCTGATAAAG AAGTTAATTTACCGCTGGAAGACATCATCTCACAGCAGGAGATCATCTTACTACAACATCTGAAGAAGCAGAAGAACAGACAGATCATTCATCCTCTGCTTTATGATG TTGGGCTGAAACTGAACCTTCTAGATCCAGCTGTACCTGTAGACTTAGATTATCTCGGTGTGTCTTTACCTCCACCTGCTGTCAACCGTAACCTGTCCACATCCTCTG ATGTTCAGTTTGTATCACGGGCTAGAAAGACAGATGATTCAACCAAGATTAAAGGCTGGAAGGAGAACATTCATGAACAGAGCTCGATGGACA GCTCGATCAACCGCTCTGCATTTTTTTCGGATGAGTTGGAGAAGTATCTTGAAAGCGAGGCTCAGCAGATCTGTCAGCGCGCCGCTGTGCTTTCTGCAAGCTCTCCGTCGCCTGTTGTCTACCAGATGCCTGCCAAAAGCAGCAGTTACGTCCGAACATTGGACAGCGTTCTCCAGACGCGGGGCTTGACAGCAGCTCCTCTCACCCCTTCAACAGACTCTTACAAGCTGCCCAATGTGTTGCCTTCTCAATCTGCTGTGAAAAGGACACCAAGAAACCACAGATGCTCAAGGAGATCCAGACAAACCACTCCAGCAACAGTCAGCAACAGACTGAAACCCAGAACCACTCGGCATTCACCTCAAGACCGTCATCCTACGACGTCCAGCAACGGAGAGGAGCGCAGACCTCTTAAAGAACTGAGCCCGGGTTCATCCTTCAATGACTGTGGTAGAGCTGCTAAAAGGCAAAAGAAGCTCTTTGAGCACGAACAGGAAGCAGTTTTTCAAGGCAAGAGTCGCACTTGCGTCACAACAGAGAGAGCGAAGTTTGCTTTGAGTTCACTGCTGACTTCAGAA AAATCTGAGACGACATCGTTCGGTGTGCACCTCGTCAGTGAAGATGTTTGCGGTAATGACTTTTGCCGCTTGGGTTGTGTTTGTGAGAGTCTGAACAGAAAGAGACGTGGACCCTTACACTGCAGACGGCTTCAGTGCATGTTTGGCTGCGACTGCTTCAAGCACAAAGTTTTTCTCATCCATCCACCAGAAAGAGGTCAAGCACAAATCGGGAAGATGCCGCTTATGGCTTTCA CCATTGCTGATCCAAAACTGAAGTGCAGACCTGATCCTGCGCCCACCATCACCAGCCTGTGGAACAGAAGATCTGATGATGATGACACCGAGCTCGTCTTTACTCCTGCAGCAGCTCCCGCACTACAAGCAGACGTTCGCTCACGTGTCTATGTTCCTCGTCCGAATCCTGTC GTGCAGGAATTGGAGAAGGATCCAGTTTACATGTACTTAGAAAGCAAGATGACGTGCGCTCGTGTTCgagaatacaacagtaatccacCGCCACAGTTTCACATACTACCTGTCATGAAGAATATACAAGAGCCAGATAACAAG ACCAGTGAAGAATCTGGACAGCTTCCTACGCATGGACATCTGATGTCTCCAAGTTCAG ACGCGAACCCTACAGCGTCTCGAGGGAACACAGGAGATCCAGAACCCACTAAAGTTCTCGAAATCATTTCCGAGTGTAACTGGGAGGCCCAGCGGTCTCTGGTGCTTAAACAACTCTTTCACTCCATCAAAATGGACCTCCTCTCATCTTCTCTCTTCATCAACATCTACAAAGTGGATCTTCTCTCAACAACTCTTAAAAATGACGAGGGACGCTGCACGTTAAACTACAAGGTCTGCATCTCCCTCCGACAGATGTCCAGACTGACGGATGAGCCAAAGAAAATCACAAATGAACGAAAAATCACCAATGAACAGACAGATGTCAACAGTTCTGTTTGTCATCAAATCCACAAATGCAGTACTAAGCAGAGTAGAAATATTGATGAGAAGCATGTTCCTCTTCAGTCTTGTGTTGTTCCCGCTGGTTGCCTAAAGGCCAGGATGAAGACGCCTGCGTGCGCCCGTCCAATTCAG GTCAATGGAAAAACATACAGCCAAGCAAAATTGTTTTTGGGTCAAATGGGATCGCTGCATCCTACAAACCGTCTCGCTGCTTACGTCACTGGCAGGATGAAGCAAATGAGTCAAAGTCGGTCACAGGGCAGATTAATTTCAGCTGCACAACCACCTGACTCTGCCTCGAACTCTTCATCAACACCCAAATATATCACTTCACGTAAACCCAGACTAGTTTCTAATATTATCCCAATCTTCATACCCCCACCCAAACCTGCAGGAAGTGTCAGCGACGTTTCACCACCCAACCTTGATCAAGCACCTGCTAAGCCTGATGTAGTTGTCCCAGCTTCTGCTCTTCCACCAGGTCAGCAGGTCGTCCTGCAGCCGGTCCCAGGTGTGAGTGGGGCAAACATCTGTCAGTTTAATGGACAAATGATTCAACTAGTTCCTCTGCCGACAGTGTTACCTGTTCAGCTGCACAACAGTCCCAGCTGCAAAG GAAACACTGAACAAGAACCACGAACACCAGGTGTTCAACTACCTCAGATGATCCAACCCAATGAGAAGTCTTTTTCTAATCCTCTTTCCTTTATCACTCCAAAGACCTTTTTGCTGCCCGGACTGGCCGGCCTCAGCTTTACTAGTGGCACTACAGTTCACAGTTTACAGAATGGTCATCCTGGTAAGCCAGGAATGTTTTCCTTTCGGATTTGCCCACCTGCTAAAAACCAGACGGGAAAACCAGGAGAAACTGACTCTACAATATTACTCCCTGGAGGCTACAGGTTAATAAAACTGCCCTCGGCGGAGAACAGCCCATCTGCATTTGTTCCCTTAGGATCTCATCTGATCAACAAATGCACAACAAAATCCAGCCAAGATTGTGAAGGTCCTTTAGCATCTAATGACTCCATACAGACAGATTACCCTGTTACTCTCAGTAAGTCCAAAACCCTCACTAATAACTTCACTCGAGAGACTGATAATAGTTCATCTATTGAACCTAACGTTGAACAGAAGAATCAGATTGTTTCTTGTCCAGATAAAGACAGCACGTCACGCTTGAATGCAATGAGCCCCAGCCGTGTAGAAGACACTAATGAAGGTCCAATGAGACACAAATCCTCCGTTCATATTAAAACAGAACCGAGTGAGATTCCAACTAACCCTAATGAACCTGAACACCGTCTGGTATCTAAAGATGTTTCTATTAAAATTGAGCCACATGAGTCTAAGACTGAACCTGTTGATAATCCAGCAAATACAGACACATTGTTTGGTATAAACCCTGATAACACCGAACAAAGCGATGACGAAAACTTTTTCATTATTAAAGTAGAGACTTGCGATGAAACATCAGGAATAGACCAGTACCCCGATCACACTAAAAACAACAGGAGCCCAGAGAAAGAAGACTCGACATCCAGCCGCCTAAACACGGATGTACAGGTCCAACCCCCTGGAAATAGTTTTCCACTTCTCAAAACGGGTGATGGCCCAGTTTCAAGTGCGGTCTTCAGACAGTCCATTAATGGCCCAAGACGGACTATCAGATCTTTCATCTTCTCTGACACCCTAAAGGACTTCCAGCTAGATTCAAGGgacaataaagttgaaataCGCAAGTGGCCGTTTAAACGAAAGCAGCCAGCTGAGAACTCCGATGAGGAAGATGAAGAAGAAGCACAAGATGATTGTAACTCTTCAGTTGATGGTGAATTAAGTTCAAGCTTCAATGACTCTGATAACATCCCCATGTGTTTCGGTGAGGATTGGACCACAGATGACAGT AATGAGACGTGTAGTGAGGAAGATATTGACATTGAGACGTATGAAGAGAACAATGAAAGGATGAACATCTTTCGGTTACGGGCAGAGGCCAGAAG GAAATCACAGAAAGTAAAAAAGCACAGACGACGA CCGAGAGATAAATCGAGTGGATTTAAGGCAAGACGGACGGAGCGTGATGCAGTAGAGCGTGCGTCTGATCTTTGTGTGTATAAGCGAGCTTGGCATCTGAATCAATCGGCGAGGAATCGGAAACGCCGCATGAAGTTACATCAGTACTTTATATCATTATACAGGACTGTAAATGTTAAAGAACAGAAGATGAACATTAAAGATGTTCTGGATCAG GCTCGTCAAACGATTGAAGCTCTTGAACGCTGTAGCAGATCTCTGATGGACCAGAAGAAAtctttgcttcagaaacagtcCAATTACAATGCGTTGATTTCACAGCTCTCTG CAACAGCAGGAACAATCTTACAAGAAGATGGCCAACAAACTGCACAAGAAACACATTTACACAAACATTCAG TTGTGTCAGTGACCCATCGGAGACCCGTAGGTTTGCCCAAACTAGTGCTGCAGTCATTTAACAACATTTAG